The genomic DNA GCCAACAAGTACCTGCTGACCGTGGTGATCCTCGGCCTGATCTACGTGCTGCTCGGGCTCGGCCTGAACATCGTGGTCGGCCTGGCCGGCCTGCTCGACCTGGGTTACGTGGCGTTCTACGCCATCGGCGCCTACGGCCTGGCGCTGGGTTATCAATACCTCGGCCTGGGCTTCTGGACGGTGCTGCCGCTGGCGGCCATTTGTGCGGCGCTGGCGGGATGCATACTCGGCTTCCCGGTCTTGCGCATGCACGGTGACTACCTGGCGATCGTGACCCTGGGCTTCGGTGAAATCATCCGCCTGGTGCTCAACAACTGGCTGTCGTTTACCGGCGGCCCGAATGGCATGCCGGTGCCTTCGCCGACCTTCCTGGGCCTGGAGTTCGGGCGCAAGGCCAAGGACGGCGGGATTCCGTTCCACGAGTTCTTCGGCATCGATTACAACCCCAACATCAAGTTCATGTTCATCTACATCGTGCTGTTCCTGGTGGTGCTGGCCGTGCTGTACATCAAGCACCGCCTGACCCGCATGCCGGTGGGCCGCGCCTGGGAAGCCTTGCGCGAAGATGAAATCGCCTGCCGTTCCATGGGCCTGAACCACGTACTGGTCAAGCTCTCGGCGTTCACCATCGGTGCGTCTACCGCCGGTTTGGCGGGGGTGTTCTTTGCCAGTTATCAAGGCTTCGTCAACCCGTCGTCGTTTACCTTCTTCGAGTCGGCGCTGATCCTGGCCATCGTGGTATTGGGCGGCATGGGCTCGACGGTCGGCGTGGTGATCGCGGCGTTCGTGTTGACCGTTGCCCCTGAATTGCTGCGCAGCTTCTCCGAATACCGCGTGCTGCTGTTCGGCGTGTTGATGGTGGTGATGATGATCTGGCGCCCTCGCGGCTTGATCCGCATCAGCCGAACCGGTGTGACACCGCGCAAAGGAGTGGCGCCATGAGCAAGGAAATCGTCCTCAGCGTGGAACATTTGATGATGCACTTCGGTGGCATCAAGGCCTTGAGCGATGTGAGCCTCAAGGTCGAACGCAACTCGATCTTCGCCCTGATCGGTCCCAACGGCGCCGGCAAAACCACGGTGTTCAACTGCCTTACCGGCTTTTACAAAGCCAGCGGCGGCAAGATCGAACTCAACCTTCGCGGCAAGCAGACAAACGTGATCCAGTTGCTCGGCGAGCGCTTCAAAGCCGTCGATTTCGTGTCGCCGAAAAGCTTCCTGAGCCGTGTGTACTACAAGATGTTCGGCGGCACCCACCTGGTAAACCGCGCGGGTTTGGCGCGGACCTTTCAGAACATTCGCCTGTTCAAGGAAATGTCGGTGCTGGAAAACCTGCTGGTGGCCCAGCACATGTGGGTCAACCGCAACATGCTCGCGGGCATCCTCAACACCAAGGGCTACCGCAAGGCTGAAAGCGACGCCCTCGACCACGCTTTTTACTGGCTGGAAGTGGTGGACCTGGTGGACTGCGCCAACCGCCTGGCCGGTGAGCTTTCCTACGGCCAGCAGCGCCGCCTGGAAATCGCCCGCGCCATGTGCACCCGGCCGCAGGTCATCTGCCTGGACGAACCGGCAGCGGGCCTCAACCCGCAGGAAACCGAAGCCCTCAGCGCGATGATTCGCCTGTTGCGCGACGAACACGACCTCACGGTGGTGCTGATCGAACACGACATGGGCATGGTGATGAGTATTTCCGACCACATCGTGGTGCTCGACCACGGCAACGTGATCGCCGAAGGCGGGCCGGACGCGATCCGCAACGACCCGAAAGTGATTGCCGCCTACCTGGGCGCAGACGAAGAGGAGCTTGTATGAACGGGCCTATCCTCGAAATGAAGGACCTGGACGTGTATTACGGCCCGATCCAGGCCCTGAAAAAAGTCTCGCTGCACATCAACGAAGGCGAAACGGTCAGCCTGATCGGCTCCAACGGCGCGGGCAAGTCCACGCTGCTGATGTCGATTTTCGGCCAGCCGCGCGCCGAGTCGGGGCAGATTCTGTACAACGGCGTCGACATTACCCACAAGTCGTCCCACTACATCGCCTCCAACGGCATTGCGCAGTCGCCGGAAGGGCGGCGGGTGTTCCCCGACATGACGGTTGAGGAAAACCTGCTGATGGGCACCATTCCGATTGGTGACAAGTTCGCTCAGGAAGACATGCAGCGCATGTTCGAGCTGTTCCCGCGGCTCAAGGAACGGCGTACCCAGCGGGCCATGACCATGTCCGGTGGCGAGCAGCAAATGCTCGCCATCGCCCGCGCGCTGATGAGCCGGCCCAAGCTGCTGTTGCTGGACGAACCGAGCCTGGGCCTGGCACCGATTGTGGTGAAGCAGATTTTCGCCACCCTGCGCGAGCTGGCGGCCACAGGCATGACCATCTTTCTGGTGGAACAGAACGCCAACCATGCGTTGCGCCTGTCGGACCGGGCCTATGTGATGGTCAACGGCGAGATTCGCCTGACGGGTACCGGCAAGGAATTGCTGGTGAACGAGGAAGTGCGCAACGCCTACCTCGGCGGGCATTGATCTAAAGTTTGACGCTGGCTCTGTGGGAGCTGGCTTGCCTGCGATGCAGACACCTCGGTCCATCTGGTGAACCGAGTTGCTGCTATCGCAGGCAAGCCAGCTCCCACACAAAGCGGCTCCTGCATTCTTTTTTGTGCTATCCACAGACCTTTCCGGAAATTGTGGAAAACAAATCCAGCCACCCTCCAAAGCGCGACATATAGCCGCCGCAAATCCCTGTTTTGTCACAGTTTTGACTTGTCCCCACCGGCTGTGGAACCGGCTGTGGGTAACGTGGTAGTACTTGGCTGAAAGCCTTTAAAGCCGTGGCTTGCAGCGTGGTGGTCGTTTATTGATCAGCGGTTTTTTCGGCGCCCTCCGAGGGTTTTGTCAACCTGTTTAAAGACACAGGTATATGACCGAAATATGTCCCTTCAGCCTGTGGATAAGTCTGTGATTAAACTCTGGAAAGACGGCCGCAGGGGCCGGAATGACTGGCCTGGAGCCATCGTTCGGATTTTTCCGCTTCACAGGGGCCTACATACGGCCTGGCTCAGGTCAAGCAATAAACTTTCTAAAATCGCCTGCAGGCCTTGTGTACAGCGGGCTGACGCGGTTTGCACTTGCCCCCAAAGACTGTGGGCGCAGTTGTGGATAACCTGCGCGCATGTGGCTGCAGGCCACGGTTTATAAGGCGTTGCTTGAAGTGATTAAATAATGATCAGTTGTAGATGAAGTCTTGCGCGTGGCGGTTGCCGCAACGGCGGCGTACGGGCATTCTGCTGGCTGTTTTTTTCCCCGATGCCCGCAAGGAGAACACCATGTCCGACACGCTGTTTATCACTGGCGCCACTTCCGGTTTTGGCGAAGCCTGCGCCCGTCGTTTTGCCGAAGCCGGCTGGAAACTGGTGCTCACTGGTCGTCGTGCCGACCGCTTGAATGCATTGGTTGAAGAGCTGTCCAAACAGACCGAAGTGCACGGCCTGGTGGTAGACGTGCGTGACCGCAAAGGCATGGAGGAGGCGATTGCCAACCTGCCGCCTTCCTTCGCCAAATTGCGCGGGCTGATCAACAATGCCGGCCTGGCCCTGGGTGCCGACCCTGCGCCCAAGTGCAGCCTCGATGATTGGGAGACCATGGTCGACACCAACATCAAGGGCCTGCTGACCACCACTCACCTGCTGTTGCCGCGCTTGATCGCCCATGGCCGTGGCGCCGGCATCATCAACCTGGGTTCCATCGCCGGCAGCTACCCGTACCCGGGCAGCCACGTGTATGGCGGCTCCAAGGCATTCGTCAAACAGTTCTCCCTGAGCCTGCGTTGCGACCTGCAGGGCACGGGCGTGCGCGTGACCAACATCGAGCCGGGCCTGTGCGAAAGCGAGTTCTCGCTAGTGCGCTTCGGCGGTGATCAGGCGCGCTATGACGCCACTTATGCTGGTGCCGAGCCGATCCAGCCGCAGGACATTGCCGATACCATCTTCTGGGTGCTGAACACCCCGGCGCACGTGAACATCAACCGTCTGGAACTGATGCCGGTGAGCCAGAGCTGGGCAGGTTTTGCTATCGAGCGTGGCGCCAAAGGCTGATTTCTTTTGTGGCGAGGGAGCAAGCTCCCTCGCCACAATCGGTCAAAAACAGGCCATAAGGTACACTCCCCCCGGTAAATCCCCTCCGCACTGTGCGGATTTAAGGTTTTGACGGGAGGAAATGTGAGTAACCGAGGTGAGCAGGCACTGCTCAAACAATCGACCATCCTGATGTTCGCCGTCGCGATCGCCGGGATTGTCACGGGTGTGATATCCGGCGCCCAATCCATTCTGTTCGACGGCTTTTTCTCGCTGATCGCCACCGCCATCAAGGTGTTGATGCTGATCACGGCCAAGCTGATTGCCAAGAAAAGCAACGAGCGCTTTCAGTTCGGCTACTGGCACCTGGAGCCCATGGTGCTGCTGATCGAAGGCAGTTTTCTGTTGCTGATCGCCATCTATGCATTCCTCAACGGTGTGTTCGGCATTATCAATGGCGGGCGCGAGATCGAGCTGGGGCTGGTGATCATTTATGCAGCGGTGTTCACCGTTGTTGAATTCGCCTACTTCTTCTACGTGCGCTATCGCAATCGCACGCTCAAGTCCTCGCTGATCCAGTTCGACAACATCAGTTGGCTGGTGGACGCGATGCTGTCGGTGGGCTTGCTGATCAGCTTCCTGGCGGCACTGCTGCTCAAGTCTCAGGGCTACGGCGAGTGGGCGGTGTATGTCGACCCGTTGATTCTGATCCTGCTGGCCCTGAGCATGCTGGCGCCGGCGCTGAAGATCCTGCGCCCGGCGTTGCGCGAGGTGCTCGGCATTGCCCCGGACCAGTTGGACGACAAGGTGCGCGAGGTGATGGACGCGGCCCAGGCCAAGCATGGTTTCGACGACTACGTGTCCTACGTGCAAAAGCACGGGCGGGCGCGGTTTATCGAGATTCATGTGGTGCTGCCGGCGGATTACCCGGTGGATAACGTGGCGACGCTCGATGGGTTGCGCGAGGAGATATCCACAGGACTCGGCAAGCCGGATGCGGCGCGCTGGTTGACGATCAGTTTTACCGGGGATCGCAAGTGGGTTGCGTGACCGTCAGGTAGACCGCTATCGCAGGCAAGCCCGCTCCCACATATACATTCGAATGTGGGAGCTGGCTCGCCTGCGATGAGGCCCTGAAAGTCAGCCCAAATGCTGGATCAAACCCTGATAGCAAGTCGCCAAATGATAAGGCGTAGTCGACGGCATATCCCGCCGGCTCACGGCACCCTTGGCGTCCAGGCATTCATTCCAGCCCTTCTCATGCAAAAAGTGCTGCTGCAGCGCCAGCAATTGGCGTTGCAGCACCGCGTCGCTGTTCGGCCGCAAGGTCAGCGCCCGCAGGTATTCGGCCTGGGCCCAGATGCGCTGCGTACCGTCGCGTACGCTGCCGTCAAGGGCAAGCATGCCGCTGACGGCCCCCGTCACGTTATCCACACCCTTCTGTTCAGCGTAGGCAAACGCGCGGGTCAAAGACCCATGCAACGGCGTACCGCGCAATACTGCCGACGACTCCAGCAAAAAGAACCATTCGAACTGGTGCCCCGGCTCAAACCAGTTATCCACAGCGCCCAGCGGTTTCTCCATCATCACGCCGGTCTGGCGGTCGATGAAGCGCTTCTGCATGGCGGTCGCCAGGTCCAGCAGCGCGTCCTGTGTAATGGCATCCTCACGCACGGCCAGGGTGGCGAGGAAACCTTCGGCCAAGTGCATCAACGGGTTTTGCAGCGGCCCGGAGTTGAGCGATGACCAGTTGCGCTCCAGCACCGCTTCGTACAGGCCGTCGCCCGTGGCGAAACGTTCGGCCACCACATCCAGCGCGGCATTGAGCACCGATTCCACCAACGGCTCGCGCACTTTGGCCCAGTAATGGGCGCAGGCGAAGATGATGAAGGCATGGGTGTAGAGGTCTTTGCGCTTGTCCAGCGGCTGGCCGGCGGGGTCGATGCTGTAGAACCAGCCGCCATGTTCGGCGTCGTGGAAGTGCCGTTGCAGCGAGCGGAACAGTGCGGCGGCGCGTTCCTGAGCGAACGTTGCGCCAGGCTCGCCGATCAGGCTGGCGAACAGGTACAACTGACGGGCGCACGCCATGGCGCGGTAGCGTTGCGGCGGCAATGGCCGGTGGTCGGCGTCCAGGGCTTCATAGGGCAGGGCCAGCTCGGCATTCCAGCCCGGGCCTTGCCAGAGCGGCACGATCAGGCTGTGGAAGTGCGTGAGCACGGTGTTCAGGGAGGGTTGGGAAGCGCTGGGCATTGGCTGGCGTCGTCACGGCAGGGGTGTAGGCGCGCATGGTAGCAGGCTGATCGTTCCCACGCTCTGCGTGGGAATGCATTTTGTGACGCTCTGCGTCGCGCTTTGGGACGCGGAGCGTCCCGGGCTGCATTCCCACGCGGAGCGTGGGAACGATCGCTCAGCCAGCCAGTAACCAGGCCCCAGTCGCCGCCGAAGCCGCCCCGGCTACACGCACCAACGGCGCCGCTGCCGCGGGCAGGAAACGAACGACTGCATAGCCGGCCGCGTGCAATACCGCCGTCGCGCCGACGAAACCCGCCGCATACGCCCAGGGGCTGGACATGTCCGGCAGCTCCAGGCCATGGGCCACACCATGAAACAGCGCAAACAGTGCCGTCGCACCCACCGCCACAAACAGCGGCGGCCGCACGGCCAGCGCCACGGCCAGGCCCAGCGCCAGCACCGAGGCGGCAATTCCGCTTTCCAGCGCCGGCAACTCCAGGCCTTCAAAGCCGAGCAGGCCGCCCATCAGCATGGTGCCGACAAACGCACACGGCAGTGCCCAGCGCGCGTTGCCTTTTTGCTGCGCGGCCCACAGGCCGACGGCGACCATGGCTAATAAATGATCAATGCCGCCCAGCGGGTGGCTGATACCGGCCACCAGCCCATTGTCGCCATGCCCGGGGTGAGCGAAGGCGAGGGCGGGAGCCAGCAGCAGGGCGGCGGTTGCGAGAAGTTTGTTGAGACCCATGAACAGGCTCCTTTTGGGGGTTGAATCAGGCCGCAGTCAGCAAGCCCTGACGTTCGATAAAGGCAACGATGTCATCCAGGCCGACGCCGGTTTTCTGGTTGCTGAACACAAAGGGTTTGCCGTTGCGCATGCGTGTGGTGTCGCTGTTCATCAGCTCCAGCGAGGCGCCGACCAGGGGGGCCAGGTCGATTTTGTTGATCACCAGCAAATCGGATTTGCAAATCCCGGGCCCGCCTTTGCGCGGCAGCTTGTCGCCGGCGGATACATCGATCACGTAGATGGTCAGGTCCGACAGCTCGGGGCTGAAGGTGGCCGACAGGTTGTCGCCGCCGGATTCCACCAGAATCAGGTCCAGGCCGGGGAAGCGTCGGTTGAGCTGGTCTACGGCTTCGAGGTTGATCGAGGCGTCTTCGCGAATCGCCGTGTGCGGGCAGCCGCCGGTTTCCACACCAATGATACGCTCGGGCGCCAGCGCCTGGTTACGCACCAGAAAGTCGGCATCCTCGCGGGTGTAGATGTCGTTGGTGACCACCGCCAGGTTGTAGCGGTCGCGCAGCGCCAGGCACAGCGCCAGGGTCAGGGCCGTCTTGCCGGAGCCCACCGGGCCGCCGATGCCGACGCGCAGGGGTTGTGTGTTCATGTGTGTGTCTCCTAGGAACGGAACAGGCGGCTGTACTGGCGCTCATGCGCCATGCAGGCCAGGGCGAGGCCAAAAGCGGCGCTGCCCAAAGGGTTGGGGTCGATGCGGGCGGCGTCCTGCTGGGCTTGTTGCAACAAGGGCAGCAGTTCACTGGTCAGGCGTTGTGCGGCTTGCTGGCCCAGGGGCAGGGTTTTCATCAGCACGGCCAATTGGTTTTCCAGCCAGCTCCACAGCCAGGCGGCGAGGGCATCGTCCGGGCTGATGGCCCATGCACGGGCCGCCAACGCCCAGCCGAGGGCCAGGTGGGGCTCGGTTTGTCCTTCAAGAAAGCTGCGCGCCGCGTCGTCAAGTTCAGGCAAACCGTTGAGCAGTTGCTGCAGGGAGTACCCCATCTGCCGGCTTTCCTGGTACAGCTCGCGGGTCTCGCGGCTGGCGCGATGTTCTTCGCACAGCTGCGTCAGGCGCGGCCAGTTCTCGTCGGCTGCAGCGCGGCAATGAGCGAGCAGCAGCGGCGCTTCGAAGCGGGCGAGGTTGAGCAATAACTGATCACTGATCCAGCGTCGGGCGCTCGCGGCGTCGTTGACCCGGCTATTTTCCACGGCCATTTCCAGGCCTTGGGAATAGCTGTAGCCGCCAATCGGCAATTGCGGACTGGCCAGACGCAACAGCGCCCAGGCTGGGTTCATAGACGTACGCCGAACTGGTGCAGCTTGGGCGGGTAGTTGAAATCTTCGTCGCCATGGCGCGAGTGGTGGTGGCCACCGCCGTAGGCACCGTGTTCCGGCTGGAACGGCGCTTCGATGGTTTCGGTGCTGGCGCCCAGTTGTTCGAGCATGGCCTTGAGCACGTAATCGTCGAGCAGGCGCAGCCAGCCATCCCCCACTTGCAGGGCAACGTGGCGGTTACCCAGGTGGTAGGCGGCGCGGGTCAGTTCGAAGGCGCTGCTGCAGGTGACGTGCAGCAGTTGTTCAGGGCGGGCGCAGACGCGTACGACGCGTCCGTCTTCGGCCTGCAGGAATTCGCCATCGTGCAGCGGCGGCTGGCCGCGCTCCAGAAACAGGCCGACGTCTTCACCGTCGGCACTGAAACAGCGCAGGCGGCTCTTGCTGCGGGCTTCGAAGTTCAGCAGCAATTCTGCGGCCCAGAGGGCTTGGGGGGCGATTCGGCGGTGGATCACCAGCATCAGGAAGCTTCCAGCTATGAGCGATAAGAGACGCAGAGCAAGGGGCTTGCCAACCCCGAGTGCGTGTGGGAAATCCCTGTAGGCAGGCACAGTCATGCCACCGAATAGGGCGTCAGCGCTTTCCGGCAGTGTTTCAATTTGGTGCGTGATGGGTTTTATAGCACTGGATGTGGGCGTTTTGCGTTGAGATCCGTTGCAGGCTGCATGAAATTTCTTTCATCTACTTCGCTGCTGACGTTTTTTTGGGAGTTTTCCTACGAGGCATCAGGATTCGGCCTTCCAAAAGTTACGCGCTGTTTCATTAGGCTGTGCGCCGTGTTTAATCCACAGCGACGTCCATCATGTTCAAGTCATTTTTGTGTGTAGTCATCGTCAGTCTGATGTGTACCGTTCCATCGGCTTCGGCCAACCTTCAGCACCGCTCCACATCCATCGACAACGTGATCGACCGCGCCCATGAACTGCTGGGCACGCCTTACAAGGCTGGTGGTTCCTCCACCGAGCGCGGTTTCGATTGCAGCAGTTTCCTGGTCTATCTGTTCAAGACCGAGGCCAATATCCAGCTGCCCCGCACGACTTCCGGCATGCACCGTTCAACGGCAAAAACCGTCAAGCGCGACGCGCTCAAACCCGGCGATGCGGTGTTTTTTTCGGGTAACGGGAGTGGCCGCGTCAGCCATGTTGGCCTGTATATCGGCCAGGGCAAGTTCATCCATTCGCCGAGTACCGGCAAGCGTGTGCGCATTGATTCGCTGAGTAACAGCTACTGGAAGAAGAACTACACCACCGCCAAGCGCTTTCACGCGGCGGGCTGAGCGCTTTACTCGGTGCTGCCCAGCCCTTGCCAGTGCTTGAGGCCGATGAAGATAAAGCGCAGTTGCTGGGTGATCTTCGCCTGAGGCGTGAGGTGCTCGGGCAAGGCGTGGGCCGGCGGGTCGATGATGTCAGGCAGGGTGGCGAACACGCTTTTGACGATCAGGTCGGCCATCACATGCAAGCCTTCGGCATCCAGGTGCTGCAACTTGGGCATCAGCGTCAGGTCGGCCGCCAGGTCGCGGGTGATGTCTTCGCGCAAGGCGCCGATGGCCTGGCGCACGGCCAGGCAGCCGCCGTATTGCTCGCGGGCCAGGAACAGGAACTGTGAGCGGTTGGCCGACACCACATCCAGAAAGATCCGCACGGAGGCATCAATAATGCCGCCCATCACGAATTCGTTATGGCGCACCAGGCGGATCGTGGCGCGAAAGGTCTGGCCGACTTCACTCACCAGCACCAGGCCCAGTTGGTCCATGTCATCGAAATGGCGATAGAACCCGGTCGGCACGATGCCCGCGGTTTTGGCCACTTCGCGCAGGCTCAGGCTGCCAAACCCGCGGCCACACTCCATCAGATGGCGGGCTGCGTCCATCAAGGCAAGGCGGGTCTGTTGCTTTTGTTCGGCGCGGGGCAGCATCGGCGGGTGGGCTTTGTCGGCGAGTACAGCGACGCACTCTAGCAAAACCGCTTTGCCGGCGTCGAACTTGGCGGGGGCGAGGCGTGACGTGGTCTATGAAAAAGCAAAAGCCCGATCGGCGGATCGGGCTTTTTTATGGGCCACCACGGGGTTAGCTCTGTGCTTGATGCAGTTCTTGCAGGCGGTCGGAACCACCTTCGGCAACGCCATCGGTGTAAGCGCGTTTGTTGGCTTGTTCAGCACCGCCTTCTACCAGACCTTTCTGTTCCAGGCGATCACGGCCACCTTCAGCCACACCTTCGGTGTAGGCGCGTTTGTTGGCGTGTTCCGAACCATTTTCAGCGACGGCACCTTTGGCGTAGTCACGGTTTTCTTCTTCCTGCGAACCGCTGCGGGCCAGGGTCTGGCTGGATTCAACGGCTTGGGCTTTGTTCTGTGGGGTCGCCTGTTCGGCAGCTGGCAGGGCAAAGGCACTGGAAGCGAGGACGGAAAGCAGGGCGACTGCGAGTACTTGGCGTTTCATGAGAGTTGCTCCTTGGGAGGGCGATAAAGTGGGTACAGGGCTAATGCTACTCTCGATAAGTCGATATAAAAGTTCATAAACACAATGGTAATAATCAACAGAATTGATTGTTCCCCTCGAAGGCTCTAAATCGCACCTCTCAAGCCCGCGGTTTTGCACCGTGCTGGGTATTTTCGACACGGAGGTGGGTAACATTGGTGCGCCGTCGATGATTAAAACTGTCCGGTCGATCAGGAAAATGGCTTTTTGCGACTAATTCACCGATCGGGTTAAACCCCCGCGCCGTTTGCCAGTCGTAGCCTTATGAGCTGTAGTTCAGCTATTCGTGTTGAGGAGTCCTGTGCAATGACGCGCACTCGTAAAATCGTCGCCTGGAGCTGCGCCAGCTTCGTTGTATTAATCGCTGTGGTGGTATTGGTTCTGGTGTTTTTTGACTGGAACCGCATCAAGCCGCCGCTCAATGCCAAGGTCTCTGAAGAACTGCACCGCCCCTTCGCCATCAATGGCAACCTGGCCGTGGTGTGGGCGCGAGAGCCCGACGAAGGCGGCTGGCGCGCCTGGGTGCCGTGGCCCCACGTGATTGCCGAGGACCTGACCCTGGGCAACCCCGATTGGTCGAAAAAGCCGCAGATGGTCACGCTCAAGAAGGTCGAGTTGCGTATTTCGCCCCTGGCCTTGCTGGTACAGCGCGTAGTGATCCCGCGCATCGACCTCACTGAACCGAGCGCCGATTTGCAGCGCCTGGCCGACGGCCGTGCCAACTGGACCTTCACATTCGACCCCAAAGACCCGAACGCCGAACCCTCCAGCTGGGTGGTGGACATCGGCGCCATCGGCTTTGACAAGGGCCACGTAACCCTTGACGACCAAACCCTCAAGACTCAACTGGATGTAATCATCGACCCGCTGGGCAAGCCGATTCCCTTCGGCGAGATCGTCGGTGACGCAGATGCCAAAAAGGCCCTGGAAAAAGGCTCGGCGCCCCAGGACTATGCTTTCGGCCTCAAGGTCAAAGGCCAATACCACGGCCAGAAGCTCGACGGCACCGGCAAAATCGGTGGCCTGCTGGCCTTGCAGGACGCGGCCAAGCCGTTTCCGCTGCAAGCCCAGGCAAGGATTGCCGACACCAGCATCGCCCTCGCCGGCACCCTTACCGACCCGCTGAACCTCGGCGCCCTGGACCTGCGCCTGAAACTCTCCGGCAGCAGCCTGGGCAACCTCTACCCGCTGACCGGCGTGACTCTGCCGGATTCGCCGGCCTATTCCACCGACGGCCACTTGATCGCCAAGCTGCACGAAGCCGGCGGCGCGTCGTTCACCTACGAGAACTTCAACGGCAAGATCGGCAACAGCGATATCCATGGCAACCTGGGCTACGTCGCCAGCCAGCCACGGCCCAAGCTCACCGGCGCACTGGTCTCCAACCAGTTGCTGATGGCCGACCTCGCGCCCCTGATCGGCGCGGACTCCAATGCCAAGCAAAAAGCCCGTGGCGGCGAAAGCAAGCAACCGGCGACCAAAGTGCTGCCGGTGGAAGAGTTCCGCACCGAACGCTGGCGCGATATGGATGCCGACGTGGAGTTCACCGGCAAGCGCATCGTGCACAGTGCCGAGCTGCCTTTCACCGACCTTTACACTCACGTCGTCCTGAATGATGGCCAACTGAGCCTGGAGCCTCTGCGCTTTGGCGTGGCCGGCGGCAAACTCGACGCGCAGATTCGCTTGAATGGCCGCATCACGCCGATGGAGGGCCGCGCCAAACTGACGGCACGCAACTTCAAGCTCAAGCAGTTGTTCCCGACCTTCGAGCCGATGAAAACCAGCTTTGGTGAACTGAACGGCGACGCGGATATTTCCGGGCGCG from Pseudomonas tolaasii NCPPB 2192 includes the following:
- a CDS encoding C40 family peptidase, with product MFKSFLCVVIVSLMCTVPSASANLQHRSTSIDNVIDRAHELLGTPYKAGGSSTERGFDCSSFLVYLFKTEANIQLPRTTSGMHRSTAKTVKRDALKPGDAVFFSGNGSGRVSHVGLYIGQGKFIHSPSTGKRVRIDSLSNSYWKKNYTTAKRFHAAG
- a CDS encoding TetR family transcriptional regulator; translation: MLPRAEQKQQTRLALMDAARHLMECGRGFGSLSLREVAKTAGIVPTGFYRHFDDMDQLGLVLVSEVGQTFRATIRLVRHNEFVMGGIIDASVRIFLDVVSANRSQFLFLAREQYGGCLAVRQAIGALREDITRDLAADLTLMPKLQHLDAEGLHVMADLIVKSVFATLPDIIDPPAHALPEHLTPQAKITQQLRFIFIGLKHWQGLGSTE
- a CDS encoding AsmA family protein produces the protein MTRTRKIVAWSCASFVVLIAVVVLVLVFFDWNRIKPPLNAKVSEELHRPFAINGNLAVVWAREPDEGGWRAWVPWPHVIAEDLTLGNPDWSKKPQMVTLKKVELRISPLALLVQRVVIPRIDLTEPSADLQRLADGRANWTFTFDPKDPNAEPSSWVVDIGAIGFDKGHVTLDDQTLKTQLDVIIDPLGKPIPFGEIVGDADAKKALEKGSAPQDYAFGLKVKGQYHGQKLDGTGKIGGLLALQDAAKPFPLQAQARIADTSIALAGTLTDPLNLGALDLRLKLSGSSLGNLYPLTGVTLPDSPAYSTDGHLIAKLHEAGGASFTYENFNGKIGNSDIHGNLGYVASQPRPKLTGALVSNQLLMADLAPLIGADSNAKQKARGGESKQPATKVLPVEEFRTERWRDMDADVEFTGKRIVHSAELPFTDLYTHVVLNDGQLSLEPLRFGVAGGKLDAQIRLNGRITPMEGRAKLTARNFKLKQLFPTFEPMKTSFGELNGDADISGRGNSVAALLGTSNGDLKMLINDGAISRSLMEIAGLNVGNYVVGRLFGDKEVKINCAAADFGIKTGLATTRLFVFDTENAIIYIDGTANMASEQLDLTITPESKGFRLFSLRSPLYVNGSFIKPNAGVKAIPLALRGAGMVALGVIAGPAAGLLALVAPSGDEPNQCAPLLQQMKEGKAPKTVKG